The following are encoded in a window of Cyprinus carpio isolate SPL01 chromosome B18, ASM1834038v1, whole genome shotgun sequence genomic DNA:
- the LOC109052931 gene encoding H-2 class I histocompatibility antigen, Q10 alpha chain-like isoform X2: protein MGVFLVLCSVFLLAAAVPAWSEKHSLYYIYTALSKPVQSPGIYQFTAMGLLDDREIDYYNSKEQKKIPRQHWMKEKMQEDYWEKGTQSRKSKEQWFNVNVDILMKRMRHNESDVHVLQWRHGCEIEKEGSELKFSKGIDEYSYDGENFLSFDDKESQWIAPVDAALPTKRKWDNVPILNQYTKGYLEKECVDWLNKFREYGDEEVQKGSPPEVDVFAKRCTSDKTKVKLACFATGFYPKDVIMSIRKYRSPLREDEIESTGVRPNHDGTFQLKKTVIIQEDEKAEYDCFVFHRTLKEPIIIKWDGKCQDCTQESMMSMVIGVVIGVVLMLAVGGLVYFLWRRRHNAAHLNVLPKTAIEGSQPGSDSDSGKGSSDPSPDSSTTNSQEAVNLVTETSSGQSQPAEAQSLLQQSSE, encoded by the exons ATGGGAGTTTTCCTCGTTTTGTGCTCGGTGTTTCTGCTCGCTGCTGCGGTACCTGCCTGGAGCG AAAAACACTCTCTGTACTACATATATACAGCTTTATCCAAACCTGTCCAATCGCCGGGCATCTATCAGTTCACTGCTATGGGTCTGCTAGATGACAGAGAGATTGACTATTACAATAGCAAGGAACAGAAAAAGATTCCCAGACAGCACTGGATGAAGGAGAAAATGCAGGAGGATTACTGGGAAAAGGGCACCCAGTCCAGAAAGAGCAAAGAACAGTGGTTTAATGTGAACGTCGATATTCTGATGAAACGCATGAGACACAATGAGTCAG ATGTTCATGTTCTTCAGTGGAGACATGGTTGTGAAATTGAGAAAGAGGGAAGTGAACTGAAGTTTTCCAAAGGCATTGATGAGTACAGCTACGACGGAGAGAACTTCCTGTCTTTTGATGATAAGGAGTCTCAGTGGATTGCTCCTGTTGATGCAGCTCTTCCAACCAAGAGGAAGTGGGATAATGTGCCCATCCTAAACCAGTACACCAAGGGCTACCTGGAGAAAGAGTGTGTGGACTGGCTTAACAAGTTCAGAGAATATGGTGATGAGGAGGTCCAAAAAGGCt CTCCTCCAGAAGTTGATGTGTTTGCAAAAAGGTGCACCAGTGACAAAACCAAAGTCAAACTCGCATGTTTTGCCACTGGCTTTTACCCCAAAGATGTGATAATGAGTATAAGAAAATATCGCTCACCCCTGCGTGAGGATGAGATTGAATCCACAGGAGTCAGACCAAACCATGATGGGACCTTCCAGCTAAAGAAGACTGTGATTATCCAGGAGGATGAAAAAGCAGAATatgattgttttgtgtttcacagaaccCTCAAAGAACCGATTATCATTAAATGgg atgGAAAATGCCAGGACTGCACTCAAGAGAGTATGATGAGCATGGTGATCGGAGTAGTGATCGGAGTCGTGCTTATGCTGGCAGTCGGTGGATTGGTTTACTTCTTATGGAGGAGGAGACACAATGCTG CACATCTAAATGTTTTGCCTAAAACAGCAATAGAAGGAAGTCAGCCTGGTTCTGACTCTGACTCTG GTAAAGGGAGTTCTGATCCAAGTCCAGACAGCAGTACCACTAACTCTCAGGAGGCAGTGAACCTCGTG ACCGAGACCTCCAGTGGTCAAAGCCAGCCTGCAGAAGCACAATCACTACTACAACAGTCTTCAGAGTGA
- the LOC109052931 gene encoding H-2 class I histocompatibility antigen, Q10 alpha chain-like isoform X1, giving the protein MGVFLVLCSVFLLAAAVPAWSEKHSLYYIYTALSKPVQSPGIYQFTAMGLLDDREIDYYNSKEQKKIPRQHWMKEKMQEDYWEKGTQSRKSKEQWFNVNVDILMKRMRHNESDVHVLQWRHGCEIEKEGSELKFSKGIDEYSYDGENFLSFDDKESQWIAPVDAALPTKRKWDNVPILNQYTKGYLEKECVDWLNKFREYGDEEVQKGSPPEVDVFAKRCTSDKTKVKLACFATGFYPKDVIMSIRKYRSPLREDEIESTGVRPNHDGTFQLKKTVIIQEDEKAEYDCFVFHRTLKEPIIIKWDGKCQDCTQESMMSMVIGVVIGVVLMLAVGGLVYFLWRRRHNAGQGSANNRSLDREIKCAHLNVLPKTAIEGSQPGSDSDSGKGSSDPSPDSSTTNSQEAVNLVTETSSGQSQPAEAQSLLQQSSE; this is encoded by the exons ATGGGAGTTTTCCTCGTTTTGTGCTCGGTGTTTCTGCTCGCTGCTGCGGTACCTGCCTGGAGCG AAAAACACTCTCTGTACTACATATATACAGCTTTATCCAAACCTGTCCAATCGCCGGGCATCTATCAGTTCACTGCTATGGGTCTGCTAGATGACAGAGAGATTGACTATTACAATAGCAAGGAACAGAAAAAGATTCCCAGACAGCACTGGATGAAGGAGAAAATGCAGGAGGATTACTGGGAAAAGGGCACCCAGTCCAGAAAGAGCAAAGAACAGTGGTTTAATGTGAACGTCGATATTCTGATGAAACGCATGAGACACAATGAGTCAG ATGTTCATGTTCTTCAGTGGAGACATGGTTGTGAAATTGAGAAAGAGGGAAGTGAACTGAAGTTTTCCAAAGGCATTGATGAGTACAGCTACGACGGAGAGAACTTCCTGTCTTTTGATGATAAGGAGTCTCAGTGGATTGCTCCTGTTGATGCAGCTCTTCCAACCAAGAGGAAGTGGGATAATGTGCCCATCCTAAACCAGTACACCAAGGGCTACCTGGAGAAAGAGTGTGTGGACTGGCTTAACAAGTTCAGAGAATATGGTGATGAGGAGGTCCAAAAAGGCt CTCCTCCAGAAGTTGATGTGTTTGCAAAAAGGTGCACCAGTGACAAAACCAAAGTCAAACTCGCATGTTTTGCCACTGGCTTTTACCCCAAAGATGTGATAATGAGTATAAGAAAATATCGCTCACCCCTGCGTGAGGATGAGATTGAATCCACAGGAGTCAGACCAAACCATGATGGGACCTTCCAGCTAAAGAAGACTGTGATTATCCAGGAGGATGAAAAAGCAGAATatgattgttttgtgtttcacagaaccCTCAAAGAACCGATTATCATTAAATGgg atgGAAAATGCCAGGACTGCACTCAAGAGAGTATGATGAGCATGGTGATCGGAGTAGTGATCGGAGTCGTGCTTATGCTGGCAGTCGGTGGATTGGTTTACTTCTTATGGAGGAGGAGACACAATGCTG GGCAAGGGAGTGCTAATAACAGATCTCTGGACAGAGAAATCAAATGTG CACATCTAAATGTTTTGCCTAAAACAGCAATAGAAGGAAGTCAGCCTGGTTCTGACTCTGACTCTG GTAAAGGGAGTTCTGATCCAAGTCCAGACAGCAGTACCACTAACTCTCAGGAGGCAGTGAACCTCGTG ACCGAGACCTCCAGTGGTCAAAGCCAGCCTGCAGAAGCACAATCACTACTACAACAGTCTTCAGAGTGA